A stretch of Primulina tabacum isolate GXHZ01 chromosome 13, ASM2559414v2, whole genome shotgun sequence DNA encodes these proteins:
- the LOC142523189 gene encoding cyclin-B1-2-like, giving the protein MDSAKVIPFEGLRDDPLRYGIHGVKSDIIEPHPLESAFRSAKLKQEDMKKRILCNTYGAAFPMKRELERQILSKFQRPPGAIPSSFLGLEAIDGTLEGFGFEDYLNDPKDSESFRTADMHHGMEVRLGLSKGPPCPSFM; this is encoded by the exons ATGGATTCGGCGAAGGTGATACCATTCGAAGGCCTGAGAGACGACCCGCTACGATATGGAATCCATGGCGTCAAGAGCGATATTATTGAGCCTCACCCCCTCGAATCTGCCTTTCGATCG GCGAAGTTGAAGCAAGAAGACATGAAGAAGAGAATTTTATGCAACACTTACGGTGCGGCGTTTCCAATGAAGAGGGAACTCGAGCGCCAAATTCTATCCAA ATTTCAAAGGCCTCCTGGAGCTATACCATCTTCCTTTTTGGGTCTAGAGGCCATTGACGGAACTTTGGAAGGTTTTGGTTTTGAAGACTACCTCAATG ATCCAAAGGATTCTGAGTCATTCCGCACTGCTGATATGCATCATGGAATGGAAGTGCGACTTGGGCTGTCAAAAGGACCACCATGCCCCAGTTTCATGTGA
- the LOC142522300 gene encoding translation initiation factor eIF2B subunit delta-like — MDPRRVPRTVSDPKFRQVGFFAPVALPDRSQSAPPDPTSSSPPVSSISPSGNSLYPVMIPPPRNLPTDLSRHSPHGQPLSLLHASRAADSSIPVGSYNPSEFISPTAVTDFSEDHISPKLEVRGSSGKFATSLPAGGFEMAAVKQNSVVKLDHEFSDEGANMEMRKEQRRAGGKPLKEKTSKAERRASQEAQRAAKASARGEGNKASVASGANSANANTGKAVKVVPQRTYISPVAASEKKGGERQPDKDRKKDVPHPRMQFDDKKRVEKAKKRSVVKQIEAKNRVELFRHLPQYEHGTWLLDLESKFFQLDTVHPAVYKVGLRNLDGDISGGNARCVTMLLAFQEAIKDYYTPPKKALIRDLTIKINGYISFLIECRPVSISMGNAIRFLKTRIAKLPLSLSESEAKASLISDIEHFISEKIILADKVIVNHAVTKIRDGDVLLTYASSSAVEMVLHAHELGKQFRVVVVDSRPKLEGQKLLRRLVGKGIICTYTHINAVSYLMHKVTRVFLGASSILSNGTVYSRVGTACVAMVAHQFRIPVLICCEAYKFHERVQLDSICSNELGDPDAISRVSGRKEISSLDGWAKSDNLQMLNLIYDATPSDYVSMIITDYGMIPPTSVPVIVREYRRENLWT, encoded by the exons ATGGACCCGCGCCGTGTTCCTCGCACAGTCAGCGACCCAAAATTCCGGCAAGTCGGATTCTTCGCCCCGGTAGCTTTACCCGATCGGTCTCAATCGGCTCCACCCGACCCCACATCATCGTCGCCTCCTGTCTCCTCCATTTCACCCTCCGGAAACTCCTTATATCCCGTCATGATCCCGCCGCCGCGCAACTTACCCACTGACCTCTCTCGCCACTCTCCTCACGGGCAACCGTTATCCCTTCTCCATGCCTCCCGCGCTGCGGATTCTTCTATTCCAGTTGGAAGCTACAACCCCTCGGAGTTCATATCTCCTACGGCGGTTACAGATTTCTCTGAGGACCATATATCCCCTAAGTTGGAAGTCAGGGGTAGTTCTGGAAAATTTGCCACTTCTTTGCCTGCTGGTGGATTCGAAATGGCAGCTGTTAAGCAGAATAGTGTGGTCAAATTGGATCACGAGTTCTCAG ATGAAGGTGCAAATATGGAAATGCGAAAAGAGCAGAGGCGTGCTGGTGGAAAGCCTTTAAAGGAGAAGACCTCCAAGGCTGAAAGACGCGCTTCTCAAGAGGCTCAAAGAGCGGCAAAGGCTTCTGCTAGAG GTGAGGGAAATAAGGCTTCTGTTGCTTCTGGGGCCAATTCTGCAAATGCCAATACTGGTAAGGCTGTGAAGGTGGTTCCACAAAGGACATACATCTCTCCTGTTGCCGCTTCTGAGAAAAAAGGTGGTGAACGCCAACCAGATAAAGATAGAAAGAAAGACGTCCCTCATCCTAGGATGCAGTTTGATGATAAAAAAAGAGTTGAGAAGGCAAAGAAACGATCGGTGGTAAAACAAATTGAAGCAAAAAACAGGGTTGAACTCTTCAGGCATTTACCGCAGTATGAACATGGAACGTGGCTTCTTGACCTCGAATCGAAGTTCTTTCAACTCGATACTGTTCATCCTGCAGTTTACAAG GTTGGTCTAAGAAATCTAGATGGCGATATTTCTGGTGGCAATGCTCGCTGTGTTACTATGCTCCTTGCATTTCAAGAGGCGATTAAAGACTACTACACACCACCAAAGAAAGCCCTGATCAGGGACTTGACTATAAAAATTAATGGTTACATCTCTTTTCTGATTGAATGCAGACCCGTTTCAATCAGCATGGGGAATGCTATTAGATTTCTTAAAACCCGAATTGCGAAATTACCTTTGAGCCTCTCCGAGTCTGAAGCAAAAGCAAGTCTTATCTCAGATATTGAACATTTTATTAGCGAAAAGATAATTCTAGCAGATAAGGTCATTGTAAATCACGCTGTGACAAAAATTAGGGATGGTGATGTTCTTCTCACATATGCTTCATCATCTGCTGTTGAGATGGTGTTACATGCTCACGAACTTGGTAAACAGTTCCGGGTTGTGGTAGTCGATTCACGTCCGAAGCTTGAAGGACAAAAGTTGCTTCGTAGGCTCGTGGGAAAGGGTATTATCTGTACATACACTCATATAAATGCTGTTTCTTATCTCATGCACAAGGTGACTAGAGTATTTTTGGGTGCTTCATCGATATTGTCTAATGGGACGGTTTATTCGAGGGTTGGCACGGCATGTGTTGCTATGGTTGCTCATCAGTTCCGCATCCCAGTCTTGATATGTTGTGAAGCATACAAATTTCATGAAAGGGTTCAACTTGATTCAATCTGCTCCAATGAACTTG GTGATCCTGATGCCATCTCGAGAGTTTCTGGCAGAAAAGAAATCAGTTCTTTAGATGGTTGGGCCAAAAGTGATAATCTACAAATGCTGAATCTGAT TTATGATGCAACACCTTCTGATTATGTTTCAATGATCATAACAGACTATGGCATG ATACCACCTACGAGTGTGCCTGTCATCGTTCGAGAATATCGAAGAGAAAACTTGTGGACATAA